AGTGCCAGTGATTTTACAGTGAATCATGCTCTCTGTTCATCTATCTGTAACTGGTGGAGGTGGAATTTCTTTCAATCACTCTGGATTCATATATTCCCATTGCAGTACAACTCTTTCTAATGACAGTAAAGTACTGTACCTGCTACTTAAAGATGCTGCAGAATGTGAGCATGTTGGAGAGATTCCTCTTTCCCCAATTTTGGAGAGGCAAAATTTGAATGTGggtaaaaaaaattaggatCTTGATGTCCAATGATCTCTGAATAGAAATGGAGACTAAAGACTTAATTTGAATGACTGCTGGCTTTGAGATTGATCTCTCTCTGAAGTGTCTTCTATTTTTTAGGTTTACCATGCATGGTTGGAAAATAGCTGAAACTGGGACATTTGCAAGAAGGAAAGGATTTGTCTAACAGGTTCTTATGCAACTTACAAATGAATGTATGAGAGAAATGACAATTCTGCTGAACTTCAAGGAATCACACATGACTAGtgtactgggtttgcatggcaaggtttttggggggggaggggctacagaggtggcttctgtgagaagctgctagaagcttcccctgtgtctgatagacccaatgccagccggacccgcccctggccaaggctgagcccattAGCAACGGAGGTAGCGCCTCTGCGTTAACATACttaagaagtgaaaaaaagaacataggGGAgatttttgcagccagagacaagagtgagaaaatgtaagaaactttgcagacatcCAGGTCAAtgaagagggagggggaggaggtgcttcaggcaccagagcagagatccccctggAGCctgtggagggaggatgagggggtgtagagattccacctgcagcccgtggaggaccccacgccagagcaggtggaggcacctgaaggaggctgtggcccgtgggaagcccaggctggagcaggtttgctggcaggacttgtgaccccatggtggacccacgctggagcagtctgctcctgaaggactgcacccccTGGGAGAGACTgacgttggagaagttggtgaagaactgcagcccatgggaagaactcacgttggagaaggtggaggactgtctcctgtgagagggaccccaagctggagcaggggaagagtgtgaggagtcctccccctgaggaggaaggagcggcagagacgtgtgatgaactgaccacaaccccttccctgtccccatgtgctgctgaggggggagtaggtagaaaccgggagtgaagctgagcctgggaagaagggaggggtggggggggaggagttttaagatttggatttatttctcattgctttacTCTGTTCtgctcagtaataaattagattaattttttctaagttcagtctgttttgcccatgacggtaactggtgagtgatctctccctgtccttatcctgacccacgagccttttgttacactttttctcccctgtctagttaaggaggggagtgatagagcggctctggtgggcacctggcctccagcctgggtcaaccctCCACAACTGGACATTTAGGTCTTCCCATCTctctttagaaatatttgattCACTTTTACTGCAATGCTTGTTTATTTAACACAGGCTTGTGTGAGTGTGTCACTGTTGCTATATCAAGTCACTCTTGAGTAATTCCTTCCCCTTGCAGCTGTGtacatgtattttatattgTCAGCACCTGATACTTGTTAGAGTAGCTGCTGCCCAGGCATTCACACAGCATTCATGCTgtcacgcacacacacacttattctTGGGCACATCTCCTCCTTATTCAGGCTTGACCTtaggtttcccacagcagagtctcAAGTGtcaattttataaaatacttaatttaattgaaaggtACAGCAGCAGGACCATTCCAGGCTGGGTGCCTCCAAAGAGAGGGACCCACAACAAAGAAATCCTGAGGCAATTATACCCTGGGGTCCCATACACCCACCCCTCACACACTGTTCATGTGTCCTTTAGTCTAATGGTGGTTTTTGGTCTAgggtcttctaacatctaattggatccttcttctgtgtccaggcaCGCAGACTCTTATCTTGCTGacttgcagtttctgcagttttccccaaaggttggagcctccttatcttctcGTTTACGCTCCTTGtacacctgcccttgctggtggaacatggagaactgaagagtcccagacTTGGATAAACGCTACTGAGACATTAGCATGAcatcaaaatactttcccatactaaaagactaaacacagcactgtactagctgttaggaaaactactaggaaaattactgagaaaaatacttcaatCGCGGCCTAAGggcttcagcaaatctagctACTCGTGCTAAGTAAAtctaagcaaacagcacaaatcacaccCTACTATAATCCTacataatttattctaattaaacCCTACTTATTTATATTAAACAACTAATATCCTTCAACATACTGAACACTAATTTCAGAAGAACAAGCTGAAGGAGTGTCTGTGTGCAAATATCACTGACTGGCATACCAGTTGCTTGTGCTGCCTGAAAGCTGCTGATCTCAAGTCAaacctttcttttaataaaaattagcCTATCCCTGAAAACTGCCAACATGGGGAAGGCCTTTGATAAACAGAATATAGTTTAGTTCAGCCtagacaaacacaaaacaaaatctgtagTTTTATGTAAGTGCAATTTATTCAAGACAGTTCTTGGTTACCTTTTTGTCTCCGAATCCCAAAGGGAATGTCCAAATTACTGTGAGCCCCAAACTGTCTTAGACCTCTTCCTGCCCCTCTCTCAAACAGCCCCTTCCCAGGAACTCAGTAAGACACCTTTCCAAATTGCAAGTCCTTGAGACTCATTACATTCCTCTTAGTATTCTGTTtgtatcaaaataaattatttatacaacTCGTAACGACTTGCACAACAGTTGAAATGAAAAGTATGAGTTCTGATTTCATCTGTACCAGTGTAAAGCAGGGATAACCTTAGGGCAGTTGGCTGTGGAAGCACTTGGGTGTGAAGCTGGCATCAGTGGGACCTGATTCAGGACTAGTGTCCCTACCGACAGCATCACAAAAAGTAATTCAGTGACACAGCCTGTCAACTTTAGCACCACATGTATAGTAGACATTTTACAGGAACTTCTTACCAGGTTGCTACAGCATTTAcagttggacctgatgatctcaagggtcttttccaacctaaatgattctatgattctatgactctgtcATCATTAGCACGTAAGATGCAAGAGGTAGAGAAATGCAGAACCCTCTGCTGTTGTCCCTTCAGTAACCAGCCAACTGAAGGCTCCAACAGAAATTCCAGCAGATCTCACTGAGGCAGGTTACTGCCCCCAGCTATCTGCTCTACCGTCTGCTGAAGATTTCTGCCACACAGCACAACTGTGAGAAGCTAATGTAGATACCTCACGCTCACCCCAGAAATGGAGCAGCTGAGGGGTTGTGCTTCGTCAGCCAGCACTGATAAACTCCATAGTATGTGATCTGTAAACTGGACTAAGCACATTATTCTTCTCTCCTAGGACAGAAGACCTAGAAGCACATtttggaagcagagaaaaaaccTCTTCTCTCTGACTTTTAGGCTTCCAGATGGTCAGAGACAGCACGGCCACAGGAGGCCTGCTATCTATCCAAACTGACCTTATAATGGATAAGTCAATATCTTATCTTAACTGTCAATATCAAATGAAGATGTAAGTCATCCCTTTAGGGAAGCTGGATACAGATCCAGCGCCGGGGCAAAGAGCATGCTGATGTAGAAATAGTGAAGGCATCCAAGTAGGCACACTCGGAGTGATTCCGTATCTGGAACCTGAAAAAATACCGGAAGAAAACAGTGATTACTAAATAATTCCTACTGCTgactcaaatatttatttttagcatgctgtaaaacaaaactTCTGCTGAAGTAGTTTCCAGTTGACTTTGGTCCCTTGTGATATGGTAGTTTCAGCTGCTAAAAGCAAGGTCAGTGATAGATCATGTTAGAAAAGCCTGTTTAGCTCATGCAGTGTTGCACAAATCTCTGTTTCTATGAATGGTCCATACCAGGTATCACACAATAATAGGAGGAGAGACAAAAGACAGCTTATGATATATCCTGCCTATAATTACTGAGGTCATAAATGCTCTGGAGAGCAAGACGAGGGGAACTGCTGTTTGATGGGCCTGATGCAAAACTGTTGTAGCCCAGacattttctaatataaatAGGGGGGGAATCTGGGTTGTCTGCAGGTCGTGACAAACTCACTAAAGCAGATGATATGATTTTTCTTATGAAGCTGCTTAATCCATCTGAAGATGATTATTCCGTCATACCTGTCACTTCATTCTGTAACATCCCtaaaaaatgtatgtgtatttGCTAGATATTGTGTATTTCAAAAACATGAGCACAAAGGACCACACTGGAAGCCAAGAATTCTAAAGATCTgaaaagagactgaaatgtCTATACTATGTagtgaaaaatatgtataaattaaGGTAAATAGGGATAACATTATCTTCATGTGCTGAGCTACCAAAAAATCCTTCTTGAATCAGGGACTTCTTTACATTGCTGCTAATGCAGTCAGATCAGTAATAGCTgcaaagagttaattttcaaagTCATAAATCACCgggaagaaaaagaatcctGATAGAAATCACATTGTGCTGTAAACGCTAATTGTATATTTGCTTAAGTACATGTTAGATAATCACAAGGAACTTACAAGTCCACCTTCAAGGCAACACCATTCTCCCAGTAGAAGCTTTCACCTTTCTTGCGCAATCCAATCCAGGAGTCATCTATTTTCAAACGCTTAGCTAAagaatgctaaaataaaaaaagcatgtttgtcAACATGAGCTCTCAAAATGAGAATCAAATTCCTCCTGTGACTTTTGAGGAAGACTAGCTCATTATTCTGTCATCTACAACACTTTCATAAGCATTTCATTGAAAGATAAGAGCCTAATTCTGGCTTTGAATTGACCTTTATAGTACTATACACTCCAGTGAAGTTATTCAATTCTATGCCCTTGAAAATTATTACTGTTCACTACATACAAAAATACCTAAACACCATGTATTGGTTGTGTCTGTCTACATATGCAGCTTGGTCTAAATAGGCTGGTACATACAGGTGTTTCCTGCATTTCAGATTGGCATATGGGAATTCCTCCCTTTCTcaattattatttatgtattttaaatttcatagaatcatagaatggtttgggttggaagggacctcaaagatcatctagttccaacccccctgccatgggcagggacaccctccactagaacaggttgcccaaagccccatccaacctggccttgaacacttccagggatggggcctccacaacctccctgggcaacctgttccagtgcctcaccaccctcacagtgaagaatttctgcctaatatctaatctaactCTAccctctttctgtttaaagccattacccctcgtcctatcactacatgtccttgtaaaaagttcctctccagctttcaaatttaaacttttttatcTGTAGGATATACAgataaaaaaagagtaaaagacAGTTCACTGCTCCAGAAGTTTGCAACAACCTGTACCAAACACAGCAAAGAATGATGGAAGATAACAAAAACAGCATTTGCAATGGGTTAATATTACAGAACTCCCTGCAACAAGCGATCTTTCTTTAGACTCAGTGAACTTAACAATGAGATAAATATTAGCTGTCAGCATGGACTCTAATGGACATGGAAATAGTGCACACTTATACTCCTCCACTCTCCCCTAACAACCTCAATTCAATATAGTTCACAAAAAAACTGTCTCGGTATGGTCCCAAGGTCATTTCTACAGTTTTTGGTGCACCTGCTTCTGGTGTGGCTCACGCTATCTAGTGCTGGAAACCAGGCAACACGTACCACAGAGCACTGATCTGACCCAGTAGGTCAATGTCAGTGTtactgtgcttttctttcctaagtTGGGTTTACAGTCTCTAGGTATAAGGTTTTGAAGCAGCAGCTTAAATAACACCGATTTCAATTATCAGCTGAATATCACAGGCACCAAATTAGAAGTTAAGCTTTTACATGCGTAAGGAAGAGAGGCATTTACAAATTCGGTAAAGGTGATCACTCACAGGGCGGCAATACAGAAGGGGCTTGTAGAGAAGGGACAAGCTGGCAAATATGGTTGGAATTATTGGCAAAGAAAGGAGTCTGATTATGAGATAAAAGGAGAGACCACATTCAGTAAGGGACTGATACGTGAAGTAAAAACCAGGCCCTGCATCCTGCTCATTGTTGAAATTCTtgtcactgtaaaaatatttattagctCAAGTCAAATTCAGATGTGACTTAATCTGTGTAATTTCACTGAGGTTTCCTCCATTTCACTATTTGCTACACCACTAATGTACCAGCCAACTGGAAAAGTAGCCTTTTGACCTCTATTTAATAATCACAGTAAGAAGAAAGCTCAAATGTCAATCTACCTAAAAACTAACTTTTTGATGAAACTAGTTTTTCATTGACAATACTCAAAAGATAGCAGATCTGTAAAAGCATATTACAGTTTTAGTACCATGCAGTAGTAACGTCACTAGCATTCATCAATGCAACTGGACCATAATACAAGCAAATCAAAGTATTATAACAAACTTATTAGCATGAGAAAACATCCAAGCCAGCTTCAGCCGGGATATATTCCCACCATGGATATAAGCATGTGTTTCTAAGAGGCATTAAAGCATATCTAAAACCAGATGCAAGTAGATAAAGATGGGTAATTTCCACTCTGCTGAgaaatggttttaaatgtttGGTTTCTTATAGAAACTAAAGTATTCATTTATTTGTCTGTACTGGATGTTGGACAGATTCATACCTGCTTTGAAGATGAAGGTCCATTaagagagaaaagtaaaactAGGCAAACTGATTCATAACAAAGAGCTTCTCATAATCATTCAAGTCAAATCCAGGCACCAAAGCAGTGTGAGGCAGCTGGTACTGGTGCTGCACCTGCTGCAGCTACTTACAGTGACAAAGCAGGCACTTTTTTACTACCTGAATTCATACAGCtttcttattttacaaaaatgtaaaggaTAAGCattgcatgcaaaaaaaaaaaaagaagaaagctttgtcaaggaaagagagaaatacagaagttgtgttctgttttgttgttgggtttttttccccattaccATTTCTTCCTGGTTTTCAAAAATGGCTAACAAGGATTCATTCTTAGCGCAGAAGGTCTGACTAGATGTCCagtctttttcctcctctgagatgaaatagcatttctttctgtaaccTATCCACTCACTGGGGCACTCTTCAGATGGAAATTTTCCGTGGTAAGATTGTGTTACAactacaaaggaaaagagagaaactgcTAAAATCTTAGCATTCATCAGCATAACTCAAcctaaaatgcagatttttttcaaagccaaTGCCACATTAGATGCCAGAAGAGAAGCCAAAGGAAGGGCAAGGGTCCTGACGTTCCCTGCCTTTCGGGCACTGTCTTCAGCTGAGAAATGTGAAAGTTGGGGGCCGCAGCCTAATTATCACAATCAGTAGAAAACAAGTAGGGTTTGGAAAACACTCCTGAATTTTAGAGCATTAGAGGCATTGACAATTGATTTATACTcaacacattttaaatccaGTAATAGGATAATAAACCTCATACTGTTAATTTGTTGATCGAATAATCATTTTAAGTAATCAAGCTGCTGGAATATCTACAACTGGTGAGATATTTCATGAAGACAAGTCACTTTGATTTTCTATCAGACCTTTAAGAGTGATAAATCTGTGTGAAGGTAAGGCAATTAGGTGTTGCTATGATGCTAATGATATGTGTCTGTTAATGAAGAGGTAAAATGACTATTATTTGGAGAtaatggtttggtttgttggagTTGTTTTCCAGCATGTTTTGATGCCCTCTCTTCATCATCTGTCACAGTTGCTCTGTGAGGGTGACAGGACTCACTGgcatgttttgtttcagtgctgAGTTTAATTTCTTGCAATGAAgacaattaatttgttttctattttccaaacaaaaataatctgctCTGTTACTGAGTGGTTAGAGTGACCTTTCCTGTGCAGCATGGTGTCTTTTCTAACACAACTAGGCTCACCCAGGGTATAAAGTGTATTTCCTGGGTCATCCTGCTGGGATTGAATCCCAGACCTTCTGCACCCAAAGCGCATTTTTTCACTGCTTAAGCTTGGAGATGGCCAACACTGAAATGGAAGTAACTGGCCATTATGTGAGTAGAGGGGCTTGCAGGAAGTGAATTGATCTTCCAGATTCTACAACCTGCTGTTGCCACACTggctctcttttcctttctaattagATGCTTTCTTTGCTATATATACTTGGAGACCCATTAACAAGTCATCTGTGAGCACTGCCCTCACCCCCTCCAAGAAAATGTGACTGattccatttaaataaaagcctaacaaagcaaaggaaaatcaaCAGGGACAGATgtcaccatcatcctccatttGCTTCCATGTACATGCAGAGGACCTCCCTACTATACCTCATGCTATTGCAGAAGGCAGACCAAAGATATATTTAACGCAGAGATTCAAGAGCTACCTGTGCAGAAGGGGTTGTGGAGGCTCCATTGAGATGCACATGCACCCAGTGACTTAGATACCTCAGGTAACACTGTGGGCAGCACAGCCTTTGCTCCTACAGAAGAGCTCTGCATGG
This sequence is a window from Balearica regulorum gibbericeps isolate bBalReg1 chromosome 1, bBalReg1.pri, whole genome shotgun sequence. Protein-coding genes within it:
- the LOC104637914 gene encoding C-type lectin domain family 2 member B-like; amino-acid sequence: MESEDEQEAATTWIVQESVGNVDSTNVRQDAKQEMAASSWVRRTGRCCKEWFLQSQFCWLCLLLGFVLGVIVIAVVVTQSYHGKFPSEECPSEWIGYRKKCYFISEEEKDWTSSQTFCAKNESLLAIFENQEEMHSLAKRLKIDDSWIGLRKKGESFYWENGVALKVDLFQIRNHSECAYLDAFTISTSACSLPRRWICIQLP